In Gemmatimonadota bacterium, a single window of DNA contains:
- a CDS encoding DUF4956 domain-containing protein, translating into MSSTRPGIATLFQGVVSRLVIYYAGLAAALSGTWMLLSVSARDQVREALAPILGVGVATPVPSGIPGLSGIAPGGSLATLPPGLVALLAAVACIAAVLLALPVAWTYMFTRQKKGYSQSVVHTLVLLPAVVAAVAVLVRNSVALAFSLAGIVAAVRFRTSLEDSKDAVYVFVVSALGLACGVQLEVALVLSLLYIIVALALWQTDFARTPPALEGKRAEQHMVRAMAIANRTSQFVARLDREILETLAPEQLDALAKRVRRRREEVPVSGEEPAEDRPKFDGRLTIIVAGTDDARPVLEAILTTHARKFELIRSSMADSETTLVYAVRARKGQRLAELAQAMQVEGVPYVAKATAEQWM; encoded by the coding sequence ATGTCGTCGACTCGGCCTGGCATCGCCACGCTGTTCCAAGGCGTCGTCTCGCGCCTCGTCATCTACTACGCAGGGCTCGCCGCGGCCTTGAGCGGGACGTGGATGCTCCTGTCGGTGAGCGCACGCGACCAGGTGCGCGAGGCGCTCGCCCCGATCCTGGGCGTGGGCGTCGCCACGCCGGTCCCCTCCGGGATCCCGGGGCTCTCCGGTATTGCGCCTGGCGGAAGCCTCGCCACGCTGCCGCCCGGGCTGGTCGCCCTGCTCGCGGCCGTCGCCTGCATCGCCGCCGTGCTCCTCGCCCTCCCCGTGGCGTGGACGTACATGTTCACGCGGCAGAAGAAGGGATACTCGCAGTCGGTCGTGCACACGCTCGTCCTCCTCCCCGCCGTGGTAGCAGCCGTGGCGGTCCTCGTGCGCAACAGCGTGGCGCTGGCCTTCTCGCTCGCCGGCATCGTCGCGGCGGTGCGCTTCCGCACGTCGCTCGAGGACTCCAAGGATGCCGTCTACGTCTTCGTGGTGAGTGCGCTGGGACTGGCCTGCGGCGTGCAGCTCGAGGTCGCGCTCGTGCTGTCGCTGCTGTACATCATCGTCGCCCTCGCCCTCTGGCAGACCGACTTCGCCCGCACCCCGCCCGCGCTCGAGGGCAAGCGCGCGGAGCAGCACATGGTGCGGGCCATGGCCATCGCCAACCGCACGAGCCAGTTTGTCGCCCGGCTTGATCGCGAGATCCTGGAGACGCTCGCCCCCGAGCAGCTCGACGCGCTGGCGAAGCGCGTGCGGCGGCGGCGCGAGGAGGTCCCGGTGTCGGGCGAGGAGCCGGCGGAGGACCGCCCGAAGTTCGACGGGCGCCTGACGATCATCGTCGCCGGAACCGACGACGCGCGACCGGTGCTCGAGGCGATCCTCACCACGCACGCCCGGAAGTTCGAACTGATCCGCAGTTCGATGGCCGACAGTGAGACGACGCTCGTCTATGCCGTGCGCGCCCGGAAGGGACAGCGGCTGGCCGAACTCGCGCAGGCAATGCAGGTGGAAGGGGTCCCGTACGTGGCGAAGGCCACGGCGGAGCAGTGGATGTGA